Proteins from a genomic interval of Diceros bicornis minor isolate mBicDic1 chromosome 34, mDicBic1.mat.cur, whole genome shotgun sequence:
- the LOC131397371 gene encoding leukocyte immunoglobulin-like receptor subfamily B member 3 isoform X7 — MTPTLMALLCLGVYSKPYLSALPSPVVPSGGNVTLQCGSWEGFGKFILTKEGEHKPSWTLDSQQLPSGQFQALFSVGPVTSSHRWMFRCYGCYRNKPQVWSHPSDHLELLISGVSRKPSLLTQQGRVVASGRDLTLQCHSDAGYDRFALIKEWGHDLHQLLGRQPQAGLSQANFPLGPVGPSHGGRYRCYGEHNLSSEWSAPSDPLDILVAGLLSDTPSLSVLPGPTVASGENVTLLCQSWGPMDTFLLSKEGSADPPLRRRSKYKALKYQAQFSMSPVASAHRGTYRCYSSLNTYPYLLSHPSDPLELVVSGGSEDQLPQMESGALIGLKWYLKALIGVLVAFILLLSLFLFLLLFIRHWRQSKRRTSDAAGKDTRPEEGVELDHQVRPLLLSRPPGTFLLPNLIQWALPILTSPGYQQRPTLTSPLGHPASSCCDFTPPGFCDLMAAPTWTLSWFLILCLTFWLLGCTPRSQEEDAGMSESAASSLGPLHSFPQQCA; from the exons ATGACCCCCACCCTCATGGCCCTGCTCTGCCTTG GAGTCTACAGCAAACCCTACCTCTCAGCCCTGCCGAGCCCTGTGGTGCCCTCAGGAGGGAATGTGACCCTCCAGTGTGGCTCATGGGAAGGATTTGGCAAGTTTATTCTGACTAAGGAAGGAGAACACAAGCCCTCCTGGACCCTGGACTCACAGCAACTCCCCAGCGGGCAGTTCCAGGCCCTGTTCTCTGTGGGCCCTGTGACCTCCAGCCACAGGTGGATGTTCAGGTGCTATGGCTGTTACAGGAACAAACCCCAGGTGTGGTCACACCCCAGTGACCACCTGGAGCTCCTGATTTCAG GTGTATCTCGGAAGCCCTCCCTCCTGACCCAGCAGGGCCGTGTTGTGGCCTCTGGACGGGACCTGACCCTCCAATGTCACTCTGATGCCGGCTATGACAGATTCGCTCTGATCAAGGAGTGGGGACACGACCTCCACCAGCTCCTTGGCAGGCAGCCTCAGGCTGGGCTGTCTCAGGCCAACTTCCCCCTGGGCCCTGTGGGACCCTCCCATGGGGGCCGGTACAGATGCTATGGTGAACACAACCTCTCCTCCGAGTGGTCAGCACCCAGTGACCCACTGGACATCCTGGTGGCAG GACTGTTGTCTGACACACCCTCCCTCTCGGTGCTGCCAGGCCCCACGGTGGCCTCAGGAGAGAATGTGACCCTGCTGTGTCAGTCATGGGGTCCGATGGACACTTTCCTCCTGTCCAAGGAGGGGTCAGCTGATCCACCCCTGCGTCGTAGATCAAAGTACAAAGCTCTAAAGTACCAGGCCCAATTCTCCATGagtcctgtggcctcagcccACAGGGGGACCTACAGGTGCTACAGCTCActcaacacctacccctacctgTTGTCACACCCCAGTGACCCCCTGGAGCTCGTGGTCTCAG GAGGCTCTGAGGATCAACTACCCCAGATGGAGTCAGGAGCCCTGATAG GTCTCAAATGGTACCTGAAGGCTCTGATTGGGGTCTTGGTGGCCTTCATCCTCCTGCtgtccctcttcctctttctcctcctcttcatccGACACTGGCGTCAGAGCAAACGCAGGACCTCAG ATGCTGCAGGGAAGGACACACGGCCTGAGGAGGGGGTGGAGCTGGACCATCAGGTGAGACCCCTGCTCCTGTCCAGGCCACCAGGGACCTTCCTGTTGCCAAACTTAATCCAATGGGCACTTCCCATCCTCACATCACCTGGCTATCAGCAGCGTCCCACACTGACCTCTCCTCTTGGGCACCCTGCGTCGTCCTGCTGTGACTTCACTCCTCCTGGTTTCTGTGACCTCATGGCCGCTCCCACATGGACCCTTTCCTGGTTCCTCATCCTCTGTCTGACCTTCTGGTTGTTGGGGTGCACCCCCAGGTCTCAAGAGGAGGATGCAGGAATGAGTGAATCAGCTGCAAGTTCCCTAGGCCCCCTTCATTCATTCCCCCAACAATGTGCATAG
- the LOC131397371 gene encoding leukocyte immunoglobulin-like receptor subfamily B member 3 isoform X8 encodes MTPTLMALLCLGLSVGPRTPVQAGTLPKPTIWADPGSVIHWGKPVTIWCQGTLEAQEFLLYREGSSEISGPQNSLEPRKKTKFSIPYMVEQYAGRYHCYYQRSSYSSEHSDPLELVVTGVYSKPYLSALPSPVVPSGGNVTLQCGSWEGFGKFILTKEGEHKPSWTLDSQQLPSGQFQALFSVGPVTSSHRWMFRCYGCYRNKPQVWSHPSDHLELLISGVSRKPSLLTQQGRVVASGRDLTLQCHSDAGYDRFALIKEWGHDLHQLLGRQPQAGLSQANFPLGPVGPSHGGRYRCYGEHNLSSEWSAPSDPLDILVAGLLSDTPSLSVLPGPTVASGENVTLLCQSWGPMDTFLLSKEGSADPPLRRRSKYKALKYQAQFSMSPVASAHRGTYRCYSSLNTYPYLLSHPSDPLELVVSGGSEDQLPQMESGALIGLKWYLKALIGVLVAFILLLSLFLFLLLFIRHWRQSKRRTSEYQIRNS; translated from the exons ATGACCCCCACCCTCATGGCCCTGCTCTGCCTTG GACTGAGTGTGGGCCCCAGGACTCCAGTGCAGGCAG GGACCCTCCCCAAACCCACCATCTGGGCTGACCCAGGCTCTGTGATCCACTGGGGGAAGCCAGTGACCATTTGGTGTCAGGGGACCCTGGAGGCCCAAGAGTTCCTACTGTATAGAGAGGGAAGTTCAGAGATTTCAGGCCCACAGAACTCATTGGAACCCAGAAAGAAGACCAAGTTCTCCATCCCATACATGGTAGAGCAATATGCAGGACGATATCACTGCTACTATCAAAGATCCTCATACTCGTCAGAGCACAGTGACCCCCTGGAGCTGGTGGTGACAG GAGTCTACAGCAAACCCTACCTCTCAGCCCTGCCGAGCCCTGTGGTGCCCTCAGGAGGGAATGTGACCCTCCAGTGTGGCTCATGGGAAGGATTTGGCAAGTTTATTCTGACTAAGGAAGGAGAACACAAGCCCTCCTGGACCCTGGACTCACAGCAACTCCCCAGCGGGCAGTTCCAGGCCCTGTTCTCTGTGGGCCCTGTGACCTCCAGCCACAGGTGGATGTTCAGGTGCTATGGCTGTTACAGGAACAAACCCCAGGTGTGGTCACACCCCAGTGACCACCTGGAGCTCCTGATTTCAG GTGTATCTCGGAAGCCCTCCCTCCTGACCCAGCAGGGCCGTGTTGTGGCCTCTGGACGGGACCTGACCCTCCAATGTCACTCTGATGCCGGCTATGACAGATTCGCTCTGATCAAGGAGTGGGGACACGACCTCCACCAGCTCCTTGGCAGGCAGCCTCAGGCTGGGCTGTCTCAGGCCAACTTCCCCCTGGGCCCTGTGGGACCCTCCCATGGGGGCCGGTACAGATGCTATGGTGAACACAACCTCTCCTCCGAGTGGTCAGCACCCAGTGACCCACTGGACATCCTGGTGGCAG GACTGTTGTCTGACACACCCTCCCTCTCGGTGCTGCCAGGCCCCACGGTGGCCTCAGGAGAGAATGTGACCCTGCTGTGTCAGTCATGGGGTCCGATGGACACTTTCCTCCTGTCCAAGGAGGGGTCAGCTGATCCACCCCTGCGTCGTAGATCAAAGTACAAAGCTCTAAAGTACCAGGCCCAATTCTCCATGagtcctgtggcctcagcccACAGGGGGACCTACAGGTGCTACAGCTCActcaacacctacccctacctgTTGTCACACCCCAGTGACCCCCTGGAGCTCGTGGTCTCAG GAGGCTCTGAGGATCAACTACCCCAGATGGAGTCAGGAGCCCTGATAG GTCTCAAATGGTACCTGAAGGCTCTGATTGGGGTCTTGGTGGCCTTCATCCTCCTGCtgtccctcttcctctttctcctcctcttcatccGACACTGGCGTCAGAGCAAACGCAGGACCTCAG aatATCAAATCAGAAACTCCTAA
- the LOC131397371 gene encoding leukocyte immunoglobulin-like receptor subfamily A member 6 isoform X11 translates to MTPTLMALLCLGLSVGPRTPVQAGTLPKPTIWADPGSVIHWGKPVTIWCQGTLEAQEFLLYREGSSEISGPQNSLEPRKKTKFSIPYMVEQYAGRYHCYYQRSSYSSEHSDPLELVVTGVYSKPYLSALPSPVVPSGGNVTLQCGSWEGFGKFILTKEGEHKPSWTLDSQQLPSGQFQALFSVGPVTSSHRWMFRCYGCYRNKPQVWSHPSDHLELLISGVSRKPSLLTQQGRVVASGRDLTLQCHSDAGYDRFALIKEWGHDLHQLLGRQPQAGLSQANFPLGPVGPSHGGRYRCYGEHNLSSEWSAPSDPLDILVAGLLSDTPSLSVLPGPTVASGENVTLLCQSWGPMDTFLLSKEGSADPPLRRRSKYKALKYQAQFSMSPVASAHRGTYRCYSSLNTYPYLLSHPSDPLELVVSGSSGDPTSPPTGLNLTAGESQGLCPDSSQFPQACLSRLS, encoded by the exons ATGACCCCCACCCTCATGGCCCTGCTCTGCCTTG GACTGAGTGTGGGCCCCAGGACTCCAGTGCAGGCAG GGACCCTCCCCAAACCCACCATCTGGGCTGACCCAGGCTCTGTGATCCACTGGGGGAAGCCAGTGACCATTTGGTGTCAGGGGACCCTGGAGGCCCAAGAGTTCCTACTGTATAGAGAGGGAAGTTCAGAGATTTCAGGCCCACAGAACTCATTGGAACCCAGAAAGAAGACCAAGTTCTCCATCCCATACATGGTAGAGCAATATGCAGGACGATATCACTGCTACTATCAAAGATCCTCATACTCGTCAGAGCACAGTGACCCCCTGGAGCTGGTGGTGACAG GAGTCTACAGCAAACCCTACCTCTCAGCCCTGCCGAGCCCTGTGGTGCCCTCAGGAGGGAATGTGACCCTCCAGTGTGGCTCATGGGAAGGATTTGGCAAGTTTATTCTGACTAAGGAAGGAGAACACAAGCCCTCCTGGACCCTGGACTCACAGCAACTCCCCAGCGGGCAGTTCCAGGCCCTGTTCTCTGTGGGCCCTGTGACCTCCAGCCACAGGTGGATGTTCAGGTGCTATGGCTGTTACAGGAACAAACCCCAGGTGTGGTCACACCCCAGTGACCACCTGGAGCTCCTGATTTCAG GTGTATCTCGGAAGCCCTCCCTCCTGACCCAGCAGGGCCGTGTTGTGGCCTCTGGACGGGACCTGACCCTCCAATGTCACTCTGATGCCGGCTATGACAGATTCGCTCTGATCAAGGAGTGGGGACACGACCTCCACCAGCTCCTTGGCAGGCAGCCTCAGGCTGGGCTGTCTCAGGCCAACTTCCCCCTGGGCCCTGTGGGACCCTCCCATGGGGGCCGGTACAGATGCTATGGTGAACACAACCTCTCCTCCGAGTGGTCAGCACCCAGTGACCCACTGGACATCCTGGTGGCAG GACTGTTGTCTGACACACCCTCCCTCTCGGTGCTGCCAGGCCCCACGGTGGCCTCAGGAGAGAATGTGACCCTGCTGTGTCAGTCATGGGGTCCGATGGACACTTTCCTCCTGTCCAAGGAGGGGTCAGCTGATCCACCCCTGCGTCGTAGATCAAAGTACAAAGCTCTAAAGTACCAGGCCCAATTCTCCATGagtcctgtggcctcagcccACAGGGGGACCTACAGGTGCTACAGCTCActcaacacctacccctacctgTTGTCACACCCCAGTGACCCCCTGGAGCTCGTGGTCTCAG GATCCTCTGGggaccccacctccccacccacagGCCTCAACTTAACGGCTGGTGAGTCACAGGGTCTCTGTCCAGATAGTTCACAGTTTCCCCAGGCCTGTCTCTCGAGACTCAGCTGA